Proteins co-encoded in one Gallus gallus isolate bGalGal1 chromosome 27, bGalGal1.mat.broiler.GRCg7b, whole genome shotgun sequence genomic window:
- the LOC426957 gene encoding feather keratin 1-like isoform X1, which yields MSCYDQCLPRLPCQPCGPTPLANSCNEPCVRQCQDSNVFIQPSPVVVTLPGPILSSFPQNTAVGSSTSAAVGSILSSEGVPISSGGFGLSGLGSRYGGRRCFPC from the coding sequence ATGTCCTGCTACGACCAGTGCCTGCCGCgcctgccctgccagccctgcgGCCCGACCCCgctggccaacagctgcaacgagccctgcgtcaggcagtgccaggactccaATGTCTTCATCCAGCCCTCTCCCGtggtggtgaccctgcccggacccatcctcagctccttcccgcAGAACACCGCCGTGGGATCCTCCACCTCCGCTGCCGttggcagcatcctcagctctgaGGGTGTGCCCATCTCCTCTGGAGGCTTTGGCCTCTCTGGGCTTGGCAGCCGCTACGGTGGCAGGAGGTGCTTCCCCTGTTAA